The following DNA comes from bacterium.
CTTTACCTGCCTTCCTTATAGCGATGCTTCTGGTATTCTTTGCTGCCAGGACATCTATCCTGCCTGTTGGTGGAACCACAAGTGTTTTTTATATAGGAGCGACAGGATGGGAGAAGTTTGTTGACTATCTCAAGCATCTTTTACTACCCGGACTTGCCCTTACTCTTGCAGGTATCGGTGGGCTATACAGGGTTATGAAGAATAACTTTCTTGAAATTCTTGGTGCTCCATATGTAATTACTGCATATGCAAAGGGATTATCTCCTGAAAAGGTCTATTTCAAACATACATTAAGGAATGCTATAAACCCGATGATAACAATATTTGGCTATACACTGTCTTCTGTTTTAAGTGGTGCTGCCCTCGTTGAGATAATAACCAACTGGCCTGGTATGGGAAGATTGATGCTGGATGCGGTTTTATCACAGGACCTGTATCTGGTTATGGCATCGCTTTTGATAGGGGGGGTGCTTCTTATTGTTGGTAATCTTATAGCAGATATACTCATTGCATTTGCTGACCCACGGGTGAGGTTGAGATGAAGGTGTTTATAAGACGGCTTAAATACAGGAACAGGGCTTCGTTAATATCTTTGTGGATACTTATATTTCTTTATGCCCTTTCTATAATGGCTGATCTCATTGCACCTTATCCTTATGACCTGCAGTATAGGGAATATGCGCTATGTCCTCCTGTATTACCACATATCTTCCATAACGGAAAGATAAGAAAACCATTTGTTTACGGGATAAAGGTTGTTAATCCTGCTTTTAAAGAGTATGAGGTGGATAAGTCAAAGATATATCCTTTAAAACTTTTTGTGAAAGGGGATGAAAGAAAAATATTCGGTTTTATAAAAACAGACAGGTATCTTTTTGGCGCAGGAGATGGAAAGATATTCCTCTTCGGGACGGATAACCATGGCAGGGATGTATTTTCCAGAGTTCTTTATGGTGCGAGGGTGTCTCTTTCCATAGGTGTCATAGGGGTTGCTGTGTCTTTTTTACTCGGGCTTCTCATAGGTGGCATATCTGGATATTTCGGTGGCAGGGTTGATGCAGTCCTGATGAGGGTGGTGGAGATTATTATGATGTTCCCGTTCTTTTATCTTATGCTTGCATTGCGCGCTGTATTTCCTGCAGACCTTTCTTCTGTTGAAGTGTATCTTCTTATAGTTATAATTTTGAGTTTGATTGGATGGGCATCCCTCGCGAGAATAATAAGGGGAATGGTGCTCTCAATAAAGGAAGAAGAATATGTAATGGCAGCGAGGGCATTAGGGCTATCTTCTTTCAGGATTATTACCAGGCATATTCTACCCAATACATTTTCTTATACAATCACAGCACTTACACTTTCTGTTCCTGATTATATTCTCGGAGAGTCAGCATTGAGTTTGCTTGGGCTCGGGATACAGGAACCATATCCAAGTTGGGGGAATATGCTTTCAGTCGCTGTAGGGAATTTGAGGGTTCTTACAGGAGCACCATGGATGCTTATACCCGGCTTTTTTATTTTTTTAACAGTGATTGCATTTAACTTTTTAGGGGACGGGTTAAGGGATGTTATGGACCCTAAAAACTGGTAATGTATATGGGAAAGATACTTGATATAAAAGAACTGAAAGTGGTTCTGAAAAAGGATATATACGGTAAAGAGGTAGAGATTTTGAGAGGAGTTGAGTTTGCCATAGAAGAGAAAGAATCAGTTGCTCTGGTAGGTGAAAGTGGAAGCGGAAAAACACTCACAGCGAGGGCTATAATGGGATTGCTTCCAGAAAATATGTATATCAGAAGTGGAAGTATTATTCTCTGTGGGAATGATATTGTTGGAATGAGTGAGGAGGAGTTAAGAAGCATAAGGGGGAGTAAGGCAGGGATGATTTTTCAGGAGCCATCTTCCTATCTTAATCCTGTATTTACAGCAGGAAGTCAGATATTTGAAGCGATAAAGGATAGAGGGTTG
Coding sequences within:
- a CDS encoding ABC transporter permease is translated as MEMRRYILIRFLQFIPLLLGMTFISFVIIQMAPGDYFTQMQMNPEVSPQTIESMRRAFGLDKPVVIQYFYWLKNLFRFNLGVSFSYHVPVSFLIRQKLKNTLSLSVFSILLTWLIAVPAGIFAAIKQGRWQERTLSFLAYIGISLPAFLIAMLLVFFAARTSILPVGGTTSVFYIGATGWEKFVDYLKHLLLPGLALTLAGIGGLYRVMKNNFLEILGAPYVITAYAKGLSPEKVYFKHTLRNAINPMITIFGYTLSSVLSGAALVEIITNWPGMGRLMLDAVLSQDLYLVMASLLIGGVLLIVGNLIADILIAFADPRVRLR
- a CDS encoding ABC transporter permease translates to MKVFIRRLKYRNRASLISLWILIFLYALSIMADLIAPYPYDLQYREYALCPPVLPHIFHNGKIRKPFVYGIKVVNPAFKEYEVDKSKIYPLKLFVKGDERKIFGFIKTDRYLFGAGDGKIFLFGTDNHGRDVFSRVLYGARVSLSIGVIGVAVSFLLGLLIGGISGYFGGRVDAVLMRVVEIIMMFPFFYLMLALRAVFPADLSSVEVYLLIVIILSLIGWASLARIIRGMVLSIKEEEYVMAARALGLSSFRIITRHILPNTFSYTITALTLSVPDYILGESALSLLGLGIQEPYPSWGNMLSVAVGNLRVLTGAPWMLIPGFFIFLTVIAFNFLGDGLRDVMDPKNW